One part of the Marinobacter sp. M3C genome encodes these proteins:
- the ovoA gene encoding 5-histidylcysteine sulfoxide synthase has translation MTEKTAELVAAPDPATKPAEPFSRTVNLAEGDVQQKREEIERCFCDTFDTYESLFTTLAVDDAYFKKSIPLRHPLMFYLGHTATFFVNKLVLAKILPERIDPAMESTFAVGVDEMSWDDLNEDHYAWPKVSAVMAYRQKVRAMVVDLIRTLPLQLPVGWKSPFWPILMGIDHERIHLETSSVLIRQQKLEYLQPQPEWAPNTQSGEAPQNKLLPVAAGDVALGLPVDGEYYGWDNEYGRHEASVDAFDASKYLVSNQEFLEFVEAGGYSEEAYWSEEGLGWRAFAKASHPTFWVWRNQWFLRLMTEEVEMRWDWPAEVNYHEAKAFCEWKTVDSGRPVRLPTEDEWHRLAEVAQVAEVGAEPAAANLHLDHGASSCPVTRFRHGQWFDVVGNVWQWTETPMYPFAGFEVHPLYDDFTTPTFDNRHNLIKGGSWISCGNEARLSARYAFRRHFFQHAGFRYVASEAELKNPSAYYENDVILAQYSEFNFGENWHGEANFPKELAMAGIAALDERSAADQSGVSYGRALDIGCACGRTSFELATRFEHVDGIDFSANFIQKGVEMAEQKVIRYARPEEGDLVSYHERTLEELGLTESAERVAFHQGDACNLKPLFNNYDLIVAGNLIDRLYDPAKFLTRIHERLNDNGVLVIASPYTWLEEYTPRDKWVGGYKKDGENYSTLDGLKDLLAPHFRLMSAPRSLPFVIRETRNKYQHSLSELTVWEKVTP, from the coding sequence GTGACTGAAAAAACCGCTGAATTGGTTGCCGCGCCGGACCCTGCCACCAAGCCGGCTGAGCCGTTTAGCCGCACGGTTAATCTGGCCGAAGGTGACGTGCAGCAAAAGCGCGAGGAAATCGAGCGTTGTTTTTGCGACACTTTTGACACCTACGAATCCCTGTTTACAACATTGGCCGTTGACGACGCTTACTTTAAAAAGTCGATACCTCTGCGTCATCCGCTGATGTTTTACTTAGGCCATACAGCAACCTTCTTTGTTAATAAGTTGGTGCTGGCAAAAATTTTGCCCGAGCGTATTGATCCTGCGATGGAGTCGACCTTTGCGGTGGGCGTGGATGAAATGAGCTGGGACGACTTGAACGAAGACCATTACGCCTGGCCTAAAGTGTCGGCAGTTATGGCCTATCGCCAAAAAGTTCGGGCGATGGTGGTGGATCTTATCCGCACCTTGCCCTTGCAGTTGCCGGTGGGCTGGAAGAGCCCGTTCTGGCCGATTTTGATGGGCATCGATCACGAGCGCATTCACCTGGAAACCTCATCGGTGCTGATTCGCCAGCAAAAGCTGGAGTATCTGCAGCCGCAGCCAGAGTGGGCGCCCAACACTCAAAGCGGGGAAGCTCCTCAGAACAAGCTGCTGCCGGTGGCGGCGGGCGATGTGGCTTTGGGCCTGCCAGTTGACGGTGAGTATTACGGTTGGGACAACGAATATGGCCGCCATGAAGCCAGCGTAGACGCGTTTGATGCGTCAAAATATTTGGTGAGCAATCAGGAGTTTCTGGAATTCGTTGAAGCCGGCGGCTACAGCGAAGAGGCTTACTGGAGCGAAGAAGGCTTGGGCTGGCGCGCATTTGCTAAGGCCAGCCACCCCACTTTCTGGGTGTGGCGCAATCAATGGTTTCTGCGGTTAATGACCGAAGAAGTGGAAATGCGGTGGGATTGGCCAGCGGAGGTGAACTACCACGAAGCTAAAGCCTTCTGCGAATGGAAAACCGTGGATAGCGGCCGGCCTGTGCGGCTGCCCACTGAAGACGAATGGCACCGCCTGGCCGAAGTGGCTCAGGTAGCGGAGGTGGGCGCCGAGCCCGCTGCGGCCAACTTGCATTTGGATCACGGCGCGTCTTCATGCCCGGTTACGCGCTTCCGCCACGGCCAATGGTTTGATGTTGTCGGTAACGTATGGCAGTGGACTGAAACGCCGATGTATCCATTTGCAGGGTTTGAGGTGCATCCGTTGTACGATGATTTCACCACACCCACATTTGATAATCGCCACAACCTGATTAAAGGCGGGTCGTGGATTTCTTGCGGTAACGAGGCGCGGCTCAGTGCCCGCTATGCGTTCCGCCGCCATTTCTTCCAGCATGCGGGATTCCGCTATGTGGCTTCGGAGGCTGAATTGAAGAACCCCAGCGCATATTACGAAAACGATGTCATTCTTGCCCAGTACTCGGAATTCAATTTCGGCGAAAACTGGCACGGCGAAGCCAACTTCCCCAAAGAACTGGCGATGGCCGGTATTGCGGCCTTAGACGAGCGCTCAGCGGCTGACCAAAGTGGCGTAAGCTATGGCCGCGCCCTGGATATCGGCTGCGCTTGCGGCCGCACCAGTTTTGAGTTGGCTACCCGCTTTGAGCATGTGGACGGCATCGACTTTTCAGCCAATTTCATCCAGAAAGGAGTGGAGATGGCAGAGCAGAAAGTGATTCGCTATGCCCGCCCGGAAGAGGGTGACCTGGTGAGTTACCACGAGCGCACCCTAGAGGAATTGGGCCTGACCGAGTCTGCCGAGCGTGTAGCCTTCCATCAGGGCGACGCTTGTAACTTGAAGCCGTTGTTTAACAACTACGACCTGATTGTGGCTGGCAACCTGATTGACCGCCTGTACGATCCGGCGAAGTTTCTGACCCGCATTCACGAGCGTCTGAACGACAACGGTGTACTGGTGATTGCATCGCCCTATACCTGGCTGGAGGAATACACTCCGCGAGACAAATGGGTTGGTGGTTACAAGAAAGACGGTGAAAATTACAGCACTCTGGACGGTTTGAAAGACTTGCTAGCACCGCATTTCCGTTTGATGAGCGCGCCGCGCAGCCTGCCATTCGTGATTCGCGAAACCCGTAATAAATATCAGCACAGCCTGTCAGAACTGACAGTGTGGGAAAAGGTCACGCCCTGA
- a CDS encoding glutathione peroxidase, with amino-acid sequence MFRWPVSVALLLLWGAAPVVAEEAVGCPAFLDHDLPKLHSKDTVNLCELAAGKPMLVVNTASFCGFTNQFTALEQLHQRYGKEGLVVVGFASNDFRQEADTEEEAATICFKNFGVTFTMIAPGPVTGANATPVFAHINQQSQPPQWNFTKYLLNDQGQVVESFSSSVRPSDKQITQAVESVL; translated from the coding sequence ATGTTCAGATGGCCAGTCAGCGTTGCACTGCTTTTGCTGTGGGGAGCTGCCCCGGTTGTGGCAGAAGAAGCCGTGGGTTGTCCGGCATTTTTGGACCACGATCTGCCGAAACTTCATTCCAAAGATACCGTCAATTTATGCGAACTGGCTGCCGGCAAGCCGATGTTGGTGGTGAATACTGCCAGCTTTTGCGGTTTTACCAACCAGTTCACCGCCCTTGAGCAGCTGCATCAGCGTTACGGTAAAGAGGGCTTGGTGGTGGTTGGTTTTGCCAGCAACGACTTCCGCCAGGAGGCAGACACCGAAGAGGAAGCGGCCACTATCTGTTTCAAAAATTTCGGCGTTACCTTCACTATGATAGCCCCCGGGCCGGTTACCGGTGCAAACGCAACGCCTGTGTTCGCTCACATCAATCAACAGAGCCAGCCGCCGCAGTGGAATTTCACAAAATACCTGTTGAACGATCAGGGCCAGGTAGTGGAGTCTTTCTCAAGTAGCGTGCGCCCTAGCGACAAACAGATAACGCAGGCGGTGGAATCTGTACTCTAA
- a CDS encoding alpha/beta hydrolase produces MTLPIFHVFLSHGLESGPRSTKIQAMKAVAEEYPGVVAEAVDHRSSKDPTTRLKQMQAAMERVGAAPQRTVLAGSSMGGWVCAQTSAMNPVLGCFLLAPALALVGYPQPRPQICATFSQIIHGWEDDVVPVMPVLELAQQQGISALVLNDGHRLENSVQRITQEFERFLQTCLEDRNTP; encoded by the coding sequence ATGACACTACCCATTTTTCACGTATTTCTGTCCCACGGACTGGAAAGTGGCCCCCGCAGTACTAAGATTCAAGCTATGAAAGCGGTCGCGGAAGAATACCCGGGCGTGGTGGCCGAAGCGGTGGACCATCGCAGCAGTAAAGACCCGACAACCCGCCTGAAGCAGATGCAGGCAGCTATGGAGCGAGTTGGGGCTGCCCCCCAGCGTACCGTTTTGGCAGGGTCCAGCATGGGCGGCTGGGTGTGTGCGCAAACAAGCGCCATGAATCCGGTACTGGGCTGCTTTTTATTAGCCCCCGCACTGGCACTCGTGGGCTATCCACAACCCAGGCCGCAGATTTGTGCCACGTTCAGCCAGATTATTCATGGTTGGGAAGATGACGTTGTTCCGGTAATGCCTGTGCTGGAATTGGCACAACAGCAAGGCATCAGCGCCCTTGTACTGAACGATGGCCACCGGCTCGAAAACAGCGTACAGCGAATAACCCAAGAGTTTGAACGTTTTTTGCAAACATGTCTGGAAGACCGTAATACGCCTTAA
- the dctP gene encoding TRAP transporter substrate-binding protein DctP, with translation MSSMSKFKKLAGISALTFAALTAANSVNAANWRYAHEEYEGDVQDVFAYKFKEYIEDNSDNTVQVYRFGELGESDDIMEQTQAGILNFVNQSPGFTGALIPEAQIFFIPYLLPTDMGTVVTFFRESKAINEDFPKLYAENGLKLLQMYPEGEMVVTLDEPFTTPAELQNKKIRVMTNPLLSETYSAFGATPTPLPWGEVYGALQTNMLQGQENPIFWIQSGGLYEVSPNLVFTGHGWFTTAMMANQNFYNGLSDADKELVNKASDFAFEEILVHIDGLADEALAKIQASSDEVTVTRLTEEQIDVFRKRAPQVEAKFVEMAGESGQQLLNQFKQDLKNIKK, from the coding sequence ATGAGCAGCATGAGTAAATTCAAGAAACTGGCAGGCATTTCTGCACTGACGTTCGCGGCACTGACCGCAGCCAACTCGGTGAACGCTGCCAACTGGCGTTATGCTCACGAAGAATACGAAGGCGATGTTCAGGACGTTTTCGCTTACAAATTTAAAGAGTACATCGAAGACAACTCCGACAATACGGTGCAGGTTTATCGCTTCGGTGAACTGGGCGAGTCTGATGACATTATGGAGCAGACCCAGGCCGGCATTCTGAATTTTGTAAACCAGTCGCCCGGTTTTACCGGGGCCCTGATTCCAGAAGCGCAAATTTTCTTTATCCCGTATCTGTTGCCTACAGACATGGGAACGGTGGTTACCTTTTTCCGTGAAAGTAAGGCTATCAACGAAGACTTCCCTAAGCTTTACGCAGAAAACGGCTTGAAGTTGCTGCAGATGTATCCGGAAGGTGAAATGGTCGTCACGCTCGACGAACCCTTTACGACCCCGGCAGAGCTGCAAAATAAGAAGATTCGCGTGATGACTAACCCGTTGCTGTCGGAAACCTACTCCGCTTTTGGCGCCACGCCTACGCCCTTGCCTTGGGGTGAAGTTTACGGCGCGCTGCAGACCAATATGCTTCAGGGCCAGGAAAACCCGATTTTCTGGATTCAGTCCGGCGGTCTTTACGAAGTGTCACCTAACCTGGTTTTTACCGGTCACGGCTGGTTCACCACCGCAATGATGGCCAACCAGAACTTCTACAACGGCCTCTCAGACGCAGACAAAGAGTTAGTGAACAAAGCGTCTGATTTCGCCTTTGAAGAAATTCTTGTTCATATCGACGGCCTGGCTGATGAAGCCCTGGCAAAAATCCAGGCTAGCAGTGACGAAGTCACCGTTACACGCCTGACCGAAGAGCAGATCGACGTGTTCCGCAAGCGCGCCCCGCAGGTTGAGGCGAAGTTTGTTGAGATGGCCGGCGAGAGTGGTCAGCAACTGTTGAACCAGTTCAAGCAGGATTTGAAAAACATCAAAAAATAA
- a CDS encoding TRAP transporter small permease, with protein MTENSPDLDDTGHYDSGLPGFLGTIDEWIAKTEAIILAAGIILMAMNTCVNVIARFIFGEGMFFSGEINRILIILVTFAGIGYAARHGRHIRMSAIYDAFPAKGRKVLMIIIALFTAAMMFFLCYHSYGYIVTLYDRGRILPALGIDIWMIYVWAPIGFAVTGIQYLLTAVKNLTSKGVYLSTGVVDGYAETETEV; from the coding sequence ATGACCGAAAACTCCCCGGATTTAGACGACACCGGCCATTATGACTCGGGACTGCCCGGTTTTCTGGGCACCATCGATGAGTGGATTGCCAAAACCGAGGCGATAATACTTGCAGCCGGCATTATTTTGATGGCAATGAACACCTGCGTGAACGTGATTGCTCGCTTCATATTCGGTGAAGGTATGTTTTTCTCGGGCGAGATCAACCGCATACTCATTATTCTGGTTACCTTCGCCGGCATCGGCTACGCCGCCCGCCACGGGCGCCACATTCGCATGTCTGCAATTTACGACGCCTTTCCCGCTAAGGGCCGAAAAGTACTAATGATTATTATCGCTCTATTTACCGCAGCGATGATGTTCTTTCTGTGCTACCACTCCTACGGTTACATCGTTACTTTGTACGATCGCGGTCGGATTCTACCCGCGTTGGGCATAGACATCTGGATGATCTATGTTTGGGCACCCATCGGTTTTGCTGTTACCGGCATTCAGTATTTGTTGACCGCCGTCAAAAACTTAACCAGTAAAGGCGTGTACTTATCCACCGGTGTGGTGGACGGCTATGCAGAGACCGAAACCGAAGTTTAA
- a CDS encoding TRAP transporter large permease, protein MATILMVIMIGLLLMGFPMMIPLTTAAVVGFVMMFDGFGQMGTFIQQMMGGIRPASLIAVPMFILAADIMTRGQSADRLINMVMAFIGHIKGGLAISAATSCTLFGAVSGSTQATVVAVGSPLRPKMLKAGYSDSFTLALIINASDIAFLIPPSIGMIIYGVISQTSIAELFIAGIGPGLMILVMFSLYCLYYAYKNNVPTEPKATWGERGRAVREALWPLFFPVIIVGGIYGGIFSPTEAAAVCVLYAFLLEFLIFRSLKLPDIYRIAKSTGLITAVVFILVAVGNGFSWILSFAQIPQAILESVGINEAGPVGVLVTICVAFFIACMFVDPIVVILVLTPIFAPAIQATGLDPVLVGVLITLQVAIGSATPPFGCDIFTAIAIFKRPYMDVIRGTPPFIAMLIVAAGLIIAFPQIALFLRDLAFPA, encoded by the coding sequence ATGGCAACAATACTGATGGTCATTATGATCGGGCTCCTGCTAATGGGCTTTCCGATGATGATCCCGCTGACAACCGCTGCTGTTGTTGGCTTTGTAATGATGTTCGACGGCTTCGGCCAGATGGGCACTTTTATTCAGCAGATGATGGGCGGCATTCGCCCAGCATCGCTTATTGCGGTGCCGATGTTCATTCTGGCCGCAGATATTATGACTCGCGGCCAGTCCGCGGATCGCCTGATTAATATGGTGATGGCGTTTATTGGCCACATTAAAGGTGGACTGGCTATTAGTGCGGCCACTTCCTGCACCCTGTTCGGAGCGGTGTCGGGGTCTACTCAGGCCACCGTGGTAGCGGTGGGTTCACCGTTGCGGCCAAAAATGCTGAAAGCGGGTTATTCCGATTCATTTACCCTGGCGCTGATTATTAACGCCAGTGATATCGCGTTTTTGATTCCCCCCAGTATTGGCATGATCATTTACGGGGTTATCTCGCAAACCTCCATTGCTGAATTGTTCATCGCGGGTATTGGCCCGGGCCTGATGATTCTGGTCATGTTTTCACTCTACTGCTTATATTACGCCTACAAGAACAATGTACCCACAGAACCGAAAGCAACCTGGGGCGAGCGCGGGCGCGCAGTGCGCGAGGCTCTGTGGCCGTTGTTTTTCCCGGTCATTATTGTCGGTGGTATTTACGGCGGTATTTTCAGCCCCACCGAAGCCGCCGCGGTATGCGTGTTGTATGCCTTCTTGCTGGAATTTCTGATTTTCCGTTCGCTGAAACTCCCGGATATTTACCGCATTGCCAAATCCACAGGTCTGATCACCGCCGTGGTGTTTATTCTGGTGGCGGTGGGCAATGGCTTTTCATGGATTTTGTCGTTTGCACAGATCCCTCAGGCCATTCTGGAATCGGTGGGAATCAATGAGGCCGGCCCGGTTGGTGTGCTGGTTACCATCTGTGTCGCGTTCTTTATTGCCTGCATGTTTGTGGACCCGATTGTGGTGATTCTGGTGCTGACGCCGATATTTGCGCCGGCCATTCAGGCCACAGGGCTAGACCCTGTGTTAGTGGGTGTACTCATCACCTTGCAGGTGGCCATTGGCTCTGCCACCCCGCCATTTGGCTGCGACATATTTACCGCCATCGCCATTTTCAAACGGCCCTATATGGATGTGATTCGTGGCACACCGCCGTTCATTGCGATGTTAATCGTTGCGGCTGGATTGATTATCGCGTTCCCGCAGATTGCACTGTTCTTGCGCGACCTGGCCTTTCCGGCCTAA
- a CDS encoding universal stress protein: MFKRILVAIDGSKNSMTALDKAIGLQKLIPDVEIFLLCVYKHHSLFEASLSINRPDSMDIPDKVLSEYAKEVVNHAKEHAKEQNATHVRGFVKSGRPSKVIVQFAQDKEADLIVVGTRGTHSDKDGILLGSVSHRVTSHAKCPVLVV, from the coding sequence ATGTTCAAACGCATATTAGTCGCCATCGATGGCTCAAAAAACTCAATGACCGCTTTGGATAAAGCCATCGGTTTGCAAAAGCTGATTCCTGACGTCGAAATCTTTTTGCTGTGCGTGTACAAGCACCACAGCCTGTTTGAGGCATCTTTGTCCATCAACCGCCCTGACAGCATGGACATCCCCGACAAGGTGCTTTCAGAGTACGCCAAGGAGGTTGTGAATCACGCCAAAGAACATGCCAAGGAGCAGAACGCCACTCATGTGCGCGGTTTTGTCAAAAGCGGACGGCCGTCCAAAGTCATCGTACAGTTCGCCCAAGATAAAGAAGCTGACTTGATTGTGGTGGGCACCCGCGGCACCCATAGCGACAAAGACGGCATATTATTAGGCAGCGTATCGCACCGGGTAACCAGCCACGCCAAGTGCCCGGTGCTGGTGGTCTGA
- a CDS encoding GGDEF domain-containing protein, which translates to MLFAPLRLTLPCLIVAVLFWLAIASSVASAASQPVTEGWEYRWGDSSIDANGVPTWTETSALDQWSAIDFPSNPPDRNGRNNVWYRVTLPAGDWHDPVLYIFSVDLIVQVWQGDRQIYQFGEFDAEGRGEFAGWPWHAIALPPDYHDKPLYFRIYSNYIDIGLWGEVAIMEQQALVPYILKNSLKSLIVAGMCALLALLAAIFAFVRKDDQGFNGIALFASSSALLLFSGTDASQLLWRQPLMWEYLEAGSYYMVPVALGVMLAQWLGPKPAPLLKRLWQLHLLYLVLALGASLLGLVTLASTYPVFDVLFLVSLVIMSAMAVFGIRQMSGDQRLLLAVFGVYCLLLMADMAVAHGFLPWVRVPVSWGVLLFLLAVISISVAHYRHIQIQLQQMNARLEQEVAERTAKAEALTLRERRRVKLLTFENEKNRLSDDVVAGLQSCTSLAQAMKLLVLELPDLTSPLRGALYQPDALCTYSPEDCWRQVVSWGYNSNSSGPFTNASPLPEAFDGLINLPPPTRLFADIRDLPPDDTDLPGALHNLCLWINVQKAESGSHTIGFLQLEIPEYFSANTTEYGIARLCFSMDQIIQKIGLTLSGVLLHQDLQRLSYEDALTGLHNRRFFDRLMKHEIAVCRRSQRSLTLLIADVDHFKRFNDDYGHEAGDLVLQRIASELAPALRESDTVCRYGGEEFVVLMAGASSAQAQVKAEALCKRVQDIKLEYEGVVLRPLTISVGVASWPDDTLQPEKLMGLADKALYRAKRNGRNRVEVSSSG; encoded by the coding sequence ATGTTATTTGCACCCCTCCGCCTGACACTCCCGTGCCTCATTGTTGCTGTCCTGTTTTGGTTGGCGATAGCTTCTTCAGTTGCCTCTGCTGCCAGTCAACCGGTCACCGAAGGCTGGGAATATCGCTGGGGCGACTCCTCGATAGACGCCAACGGTGTCCCTACATGGACAGAAACGTCCGCCTTGGATCAGTGGTCCGCCATCGATTTCCCCTCAAACCCGCCCGACCGGAATGGTCGTAATAACGTGTGGTACCGAGTAACACTGCCGGCCGGCGACTGGCACGATCCGGTGCTCTATATATTCAGTGTTGATCTGATTGTTCAGGTCTGGCAAGGCGACCGGCAGATTTACCAGTTTGGTGAGTTCGATGCCGAAGGCCGTGGTGAGTTTGCCGGCTGGCCTTGGCATGCCATTGCACTGCCGCCGGATTACCACGACAAGCCCCTGTATTTCAGAATTTATTCCAACTACATCGATATTGGTCTTTGGGGCGAAGTGGCCATTATGGAGCAGCAGGCTCTGGTACCTTATATTCTAAAAAATTCGCTAAAATCACTGATCGTGGCAGGAATGTGCGCGCTTCTGGCCCTACTAGCCGCAATTTTTGCCTTTGTACGCAAAGACGATCAGGGCTTTAATGGCATTGCTTTATTTGCCTCCAGCTCAGCGCTCCTTCTATTCTCCGGTACGGATGCGAGCCAACTGCTATGGCGCCAGCCACTAATGTGGGAGTACCTGGAAGCCGGCTCTTATTACATGGTGCCAGTCGCTTTGGGTGTGATGTTGGCGCAGTGGCTTGGCCCAAAGCCGGCGCCGCTGCTCAAACGTCTGTGGCAGCTACACCTGCTGTACCTGGTGTTGGCGCTGGGGGCATCGCTTTTGGGTCTGGTCACGCTGGCATCTACCTACCCCGTGTTTGACGTGCTGTTTCTGGTGTCCCTGGTCATCATGTCGGCCATGGCGGTGTTCGGCATTCGCCAGATGTCTGGTGATCAGCGGCTGTTGCTGGCGGTATTTGGTGTTTATTGTCTTCTGCTGATGGCCGATATGGCGGTGGCTCACGGTTTTCTGCCTTGGGTAAGAGTGCCCGTCAGCTGGGGTGTTCTGTTATTTCTGCTGGCGGTTATCAGTATTTCGGTGGCGCATTACCGTCATATACAGATTCAGCTTCAGCAAATGAATGCGCGTCTTGAGCAGGAGGTGGCTGAACGCACGGCCAAAGCCGAGGCGCTGACCCTCCGTGAACGCCGGCGAGTAAAACTGTTGACGTTTGAAAACGAGAAAAACCGCCTGTCGGATGACGTTGTCGCCGGTCTGCAGAGCTGCACTTCGTTAGCGCAGGCGATGAAATTGCTGGTGCTCGAACTTCCTGACTTGACCAGTCCACTGCGGGGTGCCCTGTACCAGCCGGATGCGCTATGTACTTACTCACCTGAGGACTGCTGGCGCCAGGTTGTGAGCTGGGGTTACAACTCTAACTCTTCCGGCCCTTTCACCAACGCCAGTCCGCTGCCAGAGGCGTTTGATGGCTTAATAAACCTGCCGCCGCCCACTCGTCTGTTTGCGGACATCCGCGACTTGCCGCCAGACGATACCGATTTACCCGGAGCTCTGCACAACCTGTGTTTGTGGATTAACGTGCAAAAGGCTGAGAGCGGGAGTCACACTATTGGCTTTTTGCAGCTGGAAATACCGGAATACTTTTCTGCCAACACAACTGAATATGGCATCGCTCGCCTGTGTTTCTCAATGGATCAGATTATCCAGAAAATCGGGCTTACGCTGTCTGGCGTGTTGCTGCATCAGGATTTACAACGACTTTCCTATGAAGACGCGCTCACAGGGCTGCACAATCGCCGCTTTTTCGATCGGTTGATGAAGCACGAGATAGCCGTGTGTCGGCGCAGCCAGCGGTCGCTGACGCTACTGATTGCGGATGTGGATCACTTCAAACGCTTCAACGACGATTACGGCCATGAAGCTGGCGATCTGGTGCTGCAACGTATCGCCAGTGAATTGGCGCCAGCGTTACGTGAAAGCGATACGGTGTGCCGTTACGGCGGCGAAGAATTTGTGGTGCTTATGGCCGGTGCCAGCAGTGCCCAGGCGCAGGTAAAAGCGGAGGCGCTGTGCAAGCGTGTGCAGGACATCAAGCTCGAATATGAAGGTGTAGTTTTGCGGCCTTTGACGATTTCAGTAGGGGTGGCCAGTTGGCCGGACGACACCCTCCAGCCAGAAAAGCTGATGGGGCTGGCCGATAAGGCGCTTTATCGAGCGAAACGAAATGGCCGCAACCGCGTGGAGGTGTCTTCCAGCGGTTGA